The following are encoded in a window of Aromatoleum petrolei genomic DNA:
- the earP gene encoding elongation factor P maturation arginine rhamnosyltransferase EarP, with product MSLADAAPAFDWDIFCRVVDNFGDIGVCWRLAKALAHDHGCSVRLWVDDWGTFARLCPAAAEAGDAVRVEGVEVRRWREPFPGVMPARAVVEAFACEPPASYVESMAATTPRSQWINLEYLSAEDWVEGCHGLASPHPRLPLTKRFCFPGFTAHTGGLLREGGLLEARDRFQADATVRRDWLAGRGIPVPAEGARLVSLFAYEQPQLPELLRLWADAPRPTLLLVPEGRVLGDVLRFFGRAEARAGEILAAGALSTVVLPFLDSADYDRLLWACDLNFVRGEDSFVRAQWAARPFAWHIYEQDEAVHHDKLDAFLARYLAGLDEAAAEATRALWKAWNGEGSLAAAWPAFADALPRLAPHTRRWSDGLAEQQDLASTLVQFSELTVK from the coding sequence ATGAGCCTTGCCGACGCTGCGCCCGCCTTCGACTGGGACATCTTCTGTCGCGTTGTGGATAACTTCGGGGATATCGGCGTCTGCTGGCGGCTGGCCAAGGCATTGGCGCACGACCACGGGTGCTCGGTCAGGCTGTGGGTGGACGACTGGGGGACCTTCGCGCGCCTGTGTCCGGCGGCCGCCGAGGCGGGCGACGCCGTGCGGGTGGAGGGCGTCGAAGTGCGTCGTTGGCGCGAACCCTTTCCCGGGGTGATGCCGGCACGCGCGGTCGTCGAGGCCTTCGCCTGCGAGCCGCCCGCGTCCTACGTCGAGTCAATGGCCGCCACGACGCCGCGGTCGCAGTGGATCAACCTCGAATACCTGTCGGCCGAGGACTGGGTCGAGGGCTGCCACGGGCTGGCCTCGCCGCATCCGCGCCTGCCGCTGACGAAACGTTTCTGCTTCCCCGGCTTCACGGCGCACACCGGCGGGCTGTTGCGCGAAGGCGGGCTGCTCGAAGCGCGCGACCGCTTCCAGGCCGATGCGACCGTGCGGCGCGACTGGCTCGCCGGCCGCGGCATTCCCGTGCCCGCGGAGGGCGCCCGCCTCGTGTCGCTGTTCGCCTACGAGCAGCCGCAGTTGCCGGAACTGCTGCGCCTGTGGGCCGACGCGCCGCGCCCGACCCTGCTGCTGGTGCCGGAAGGCCGCGTGCTGGGCGACGTGCTGCGCTTTTTCGGGCGCGCGGAAGCGCGGGCCGGCGAAATCCTCGCCGCGGGTGCCCTGAGCACGGTCGTCCTGCCCTTCCTCGACTCCGCCGACTACGACCGCCTGCTGTGGGCATGCGACCTCAACTTCGTGCGCGGCGAGGATTCCTTCGTGCGTGCGCAGTGGGCCGCGCGGCCCTTCGCGTGGCACATCTACGAGCAGGACGAGGCCGTGCATCACGACAAGCTCGACGCCTTCCTCGCCCGTTACCTGGCCGGACTCGACGAGGCTGCAGCCGAAGCGACGCGTGCGTTGTGGAAGGCGTGGAACGGCGAAGGGAGCCTTGCCGCCGCGTGGCCCGCGTTCGCCGATGCGCTGCCGCGGCTTGCGCCGCACACGCGTCGCTGGTCGGACGGGCTCGCCGAACAGCAGGACCTCGCGTCGACCCTGGTGCAATTTTCAGAACTAACGGTAAAATGA
- a CDS encoding YbaK/EbsC family protein: MKPAQHPTALRTAQLLNEAGIDTRVVEFEQPTRTSAEAAAAIGCTVAEIAKSIVFRGKESGQAVVVVASGDNRVSEAKVAAQVGEALARADADFVRSATGYAIGGVAPLGHAQPVKLLLDDDLRRFATVWAAAGTPFSVFPLSPAQLQALTGAAWSDVRQ; encoded by the coding sequence ATGAAGCCCGCCCAGCATCCGACCGCCCTGCGCACCGCACAACTCCTGAATGAAGCCGGCATCGACACGCGCGTCGTCGAGTTCGAGCAGCCGACCCGCACCAGCGCGGAGGCCGCCGCGGCGATCGGCTGCACCGTTGCCGAGATCGCGAAGTCCATCGTCTTCCGCGGCAAGGAAAGCGGGCAGGCGGTCGTCGTCGTCGCGAGCGGGGACAACCGTGTCAGCGAGGCGAAGGTCGCCGCGCAGGTGGGCGAGGCGCTCGCGCGCGCGGACGCCGATTTCGTGCGCAGCGCGACCGGCTATGCGATCGGCGGCGTCGCGCCGCTCGGCCATGCCCAGCCGGTGAAGCTGTTGCTCGACGACGACCTGCGGCGCTTCGCCACCGTGTGGGCCGCCGCAGGCACGCCATTTTCGGTGTTCCCGCTGAGTCCGGCGCAGTTGCAGGCGCTCACCGGCGCCGCGTGGAGCGACGTGCGGCAGTAA
- a CDS encoding cytochrome b/b6 domain-containing protein: MVKHPILLWDLPTRLAHWLLVALVAGAVISVKIGGNAMEWHGRIGLAILGVVVFRIVWGMVGSTYARFSQFLPTPAAIRAYLKGHWRGVGHNPLGALSTVALLSLMAGQALAGAFSNDDIAFYGPLYQAISSELSTWISGLHRQAEWIVYGLVGLHVAAVLWHTHVKKDNLITPMITGVKAFDDPAIPPARGGGPVALLVALAIAGLAVWAVSGGVLPPPAPMPAATTPAW; the protein is encoded by the coding sequence ATCGTGAAGCATCCCATCCTGCTGTGGGACCTCCCCACCCGCCTCGCGCACTGGCTGCTTGTCGCGCTGGTCGCAGGTGCCGTCATCAGCGTGAAGATCGGCGGCAACGCCATGGAATGGCATGGCCGCATCGGGCTGGCGATCCTCGGCGTCGTCGTGTTCCGCATCGTCTGGGGTATGGTCGGCTCGACCTATGCGCGCTTCTCCCAGTTCCTGCCTACGCCCGCCGCGATTCGCGCCTATCTGAAGGGCCACTGGCGTGGCGTCGGGCACAACCCGCTCGGCGCGCTGTCGACAGTCGCGCTGCTGTCGCTGATGGCGGGGCAGGCCCTCGCGGGCGCTTTTTCCAATGACGACATCGCCTTCTACGGCCCCCTCTACCAGGCGATCTCGAGCGAACTGTCGACCTGGATCAGCGGGCTGCACCGCCAGGCCGAATGGATCGTGTACGGCCTTGTCGGTCTGCACGTCGCCGCGGTGCTGTGGCATACCCACGTCAAGAAGGACAACCTAATCACGCCGATGATCACCGGCGTGAAGGCGTTCGATGACCCGGCGATCCCGCCCGCACGCGGCGGCGGTCCGGTGGCGCTGCTCGTCGCCCTCGCGATCGCCGGCCTGGCGGTGTGGGCCGTTTCGGGCGGCGTGCTGCCGCCGCCGGCGCCCATGCCGGCGGCCACGACGCCCGCCTGGTAA
- the efp gene encoding elongation factor P, translating to MKTAQELRSGNVIMVGSDPLVVQKAEYNKSGRNSAVVKMKLKNLLTGAPSESVYKADDKFEVVQLDRKEVTFSYFADPMYVFMDADYEQYEVEAENMTDALKYLEDGLQCEVVFYNGKAISVELPNSVVREVVYTEPAVKGDTSGKVMKPAKLATGFELPVPAFVEIGDKIEIDTRTDEYKNRVK from the coding sequence ATGAAAACCGCACAGGAACTCCGCTCCGGCAACGTCATCATGGTTGGCAGCGACCCGCTGGTCGTGCAAAAGGCCGAATACAACAAATCCGGCCGCAACTCGGCGGTCGTGAAGATGAAGCTCAAGAACCTGCTCACCGGCGCCCCGTCGGAGTCGGTGTACAAGGCCGACGACAAGTTCGAAGTCGTCCAGCTCGACCGCAAGGAAGTGACCTTCTCCTACTTCGCCGATCCGATGTACGTGTTCATGGACGCCGACTACGAGCAGTACGAAGTCGAAGCCGAGAACATGACCGACGCGCTGAAGTACCTCGAAGACGGCCTGCAGTGCGAAGTCGTGTTCTACAACGGCAAGGCGATCTCGGTCGAACTGCCGAACTCGGTGGTGCGCGAAGTGGTCTACACGGAACCCGCCGTGAAGGGCGATACCTCGGGCAAGGTCATGAAGCCCGCCAAGCTCGCGACCGGCTTCGAACTGCCGGTGCCGGCCTTCGTCGAAATCGGTGACAAGATCGAAATCGACACCCGCACCGACGAGTACAAGAACCGCGTGAAGTAA
- a CDS encoding LysR family transcriptional regulator, which yields MSWLASWDTFVKVVESGSMAGAARRLDCTRAQVSKQIGELERRFGARLFDRSTRKLFLTPSGEVFYQHALRALESVELTEVAVRNLGDVPSGLLRISASVVFGRIWVAPLLPRLTARYPELECELILTNSLVDLAEDRIDLALRFCKTPPEDVVAKRIFTMETVICAAPAYLARHGTPRQPRELVDHQCFSFLLSDNRIWHLLDRAGTEIAIPVRGRIQFNEPASILDATLAGLGLAILPTYLCCKELADGRLVRVLKDYTPRIDFGRHLYACYMPSRARLPKVKVLLDELEAMLKPVPPWGRLSD from the coding sequence ATGAGCTGGCTCGCGAGCTGGGACACCTTCGTGAAAGTCGTCGAGAGCGGCAGCATGGCGGGAGCCGCCCGCCGCCTGGACTGCACGCGCGCACAGGTCAGCAAGCAGATCGGCGAGCTTGAGCGGCGCTTCGGCGCGCGCCTGTTCGACCGCTCGACGCGCAAACTCTTCCTCACCCCGTCGGGCGAAGTGTTCTACCAGCATGCGCTGCGCGCGCTCGAGTCGGTGGAACTGACGGAGGTCGCGGTGCGCAACCTCGGCGACGTGCCGAGCGGGCTGCTGCGCATCAGCGCGAGCGTGGTGTTCGGTCGCATCTGGGTCGCCCCGCTGCTGCCACGCCTCACCGCCCGCTACCCCGAGCTGGAGTGCGAGCTGATCCTCACCAACTCGCTCGTGGACCTCGCCGAGGATCGCATCGACCTCGCGCTGCGCTTCTGCAAGACGCCTCCCGAGGATGTCGTCGCAAAACGCATCTTCACGATGGAAACGGTGATCTGCGCCGCACCCGCCTATCTCGCCCGGCACGGCACGCCGCGACAGCCGCGCGAACTCGTCGATCACCAGTGCTTCAGCTTCCTGCTCTCGGACAACCGCATCTGGCACCTGCTCGACCGCGCCGGCACGGAAATCGCGATCCCGGTGCGCGGGCGCATCCAGTTCAACGAACCGGCGAGCATCCTCGACGCGACGCTCGCCGGGCTCGGACTGGCGATCCTGCCGACCTACCTGTGCTGCAAGGAGCTGGCCGACGGGCGGCTCGTGCGCGTGCTGAAGGATTACACGCCGCGCATCGACTTCGGCCGTCACCTGTACGCCTGCTACATGCCCAGCCGCGCCCGCCTGCCGAAGGTGAAGGTGCTGCTCGACGAGCTGGAGGCGATGCTGAAGCCGGTGCCGCCGTGGGGGCGGCTCAGCGACTGA
- a CDS encoding excinuclease ABC subunit UvrA: MSDRIRIFGARQNNLKNLSLDIALNELTVVTGVSGSGKSSLVFDTLYAEGQRRYVETFSPYARQFLDRMDKPQVDRIEGVPPAIAIDQTNPVRTSRSTVGTMTELTDHFKLLYARASKLYCRGCGKPVRRDDPDSVHAALAERCAAEDPRLVLTFAVPVPKNFTEDEVTQLLNQQGYTRIHARETTDGGDLLHVVQDRFRFANAERSRVSEAIETAMSHGHGRLAVRAQGEGGETVWRFSRDLHCADCDIHYSDPTPGLFSFNSPIGACDTCRGFGRVIGVDFSLVIPDESKTLAEGAVKPWQTASYRECQDDLAKMAKKYGVAMDVPVRDLPPEHRAWLLEGDPEWKSWEASWPRKWYGVRHFFDWLETKAYKMHIRVLLSRYRSYTECPACKGARLKPEALLWRLGERANETATADENTPQGAADAGASGARRPPRVQRAPEAPAAAAHRSPNHAAEKPGLAIHELMAQPVSRVRDFIARVELPSGLDEATELLLGEIRSRLDYLANVGLAYLTLDRQSRTLSGGEVQRINLTTALGTSLVNTLFVLDEPSIGLHPRDIDRILAVMTRLRDAGNTLVVVEHDPQLMSAADRLLDIGPGPGERGGEIVAYAPPAQLAADPASLTGAYLSGQKRVDAGRRLRPVGKDDPVLRLVGAREHNLRSLDIEIPLGKLVCVSGVSGSGKSTLIQDVLHPALAKHFGQATEAPGAFARLEGLEHISGVVMVDQSAIGKSARSNPVSYVGAWDAIRSLFAALPEAKSRGYTPGTFSFNSGTGRCPTCTGSGFEHVEMQFLSDVYLRCPDCDGKRYRPEVLELTWRDLSVSDVLDMTVSEALAFFADQPAVQAALAPLADVGLEYLKLGQPVPTLSGGEAQRLKLAGHLADAAKLSGKKAKARTNAGRLLFLFDEPTTGLHFEDVATLLRAFEKLLDAGHALVVIEHNLDVLLAADWLIDLGPEGGEDGGELVVAGTPQTVMACTASHTGVAMRAYAGSLGKPTTVVAEPIARYRPVAAPAIEIRHAREHNLKNVSLTIPRDRFTVITGLSGSGKSTLAFDIVFGEGQRRYLESLNAYARQFVQPAARPDVDALFGIPPTVAIEQRVSRGGRKSTVGTLTEIQPFLRLLYVKLGTQFCPKCDVPVSPQSFDAIAAQILRDYRGASVELLAPLVTNRKGLYTALAKWAKGKGYDQLRVDGDYLPTAKWPRLDRYVEHTIELPVGMVVVGPEHEAALRTQLAEALEHGKGVVKVLQLGKIGATPHTFSTLRACPSCGDSFPEPDPRLFSYNAKHGWCESCYGTGQRTIGRVEDANELDLAETEQVTDEVCPSCDGARLNPVARAVRFRELGIHELSAQPVAKVAGFFETLSLEGRETDIARDLVAEIRGRLDFLQQVGLAYLALDRGAPTLSGGEAQRIRLAAQLGSNLRGVCYILDEPTIGLHPRDNRMLLDTLEALRDRGNTLLVVEHDEDTIRRADHVIDLGPGAGVRGGEVVAEGRLADLMAAPQSATGACFRAPLQHPMRPPLPIGNDHPFLVVRKATLHNLQSVEARLPLGRLTVVTGVSGSGKSTLARDVIHASLHALLGDPDAQRARRRGEAQTSAAEPVGCARIEGWQAVGRVLEVDQTPIGKTPRSCPATYVGFWDAIRKLFAETFEAKTRGWNASRFSFNTGAGRCPVCEGQGQTTVEMSFLPDVKLPCDACGGARFNPETLTVRWREKSVAEVLAMPVDEAVDFFAAHPSIAHPLALLQDVGLGYLTLGQPSPTLSGGEAQRIKLVTELAKVRGRAGESTQMSAKTGGRPLPPEKHTLYVLDEPTVGLHMADVDKLIRVLHRLADAGHTVLAIEHDLDVMAEADWLTDLGPEGGDGGGRIVAQGSVAEVCSASGSHTARILGEFLAARAVNGGGAAAPVPVASGKTKKGRKS; this comes from the coding sequence ATGTCCGACCGCATCCGCATCTTCGGCGCGCGCCAGAATAACCTCAAGAACCTCTCGCTCGACATCGCGCTGAACGAGCTGACGGTCGTCACCGGAGTCTCCGGCTCCGGCAAATCCTCGCTGGTCTTCGACACCCTGTACGCCGAAGGCCAGCGCCGCTACGTCGAGACCTTCTCGCCCTACGCGCGGCAGTTCCTCGACCGCATGGACAAGCCCCAGGTCGACCGCATCGAAGGCGTCCCGCCGGCGATCGCGATCGACCAGACCAACCCGGTGCGCACTTCGCGCTCCACGGTCGGCACGATGACCGAGCTGACCGACCACTTCAAGCTCCTGTACGCCCGTGCGTCGAAGCTCTATTGCCGCGGCTGCGGAAAGCCGGTGCGGCGCGACGACCCGGACAGCGTGCATGCGGCGCTGGCCGAACGCTGTGCAGCCGAGGATCCGCGCCTGGTGCTGACCTTCGCGGTACCGGTGCCGAAGAACTTTACCGAAGACGAAGTCACGCAGCTGCTCAACCAGCAGGGCTACACGCGCATCCACGCGCGCGAAACGACGGACGGCGGCGATCTGCTGCATGTCGTGCAGGACCGCTTCCGCTTCGCCAACGCCGAACGCAGCCGCGTCAGCGAAGCTATCGAGACGGCGATGAGCCATGGCCACGGCCGGCTCGCGGTGCGCGCGCAGGGGGAGGGCGGCGAGACGGTGTGGCGCTTCTCGCGCGACCTGCACTGTGCCGACTGCGACATCCACTATTCCGATCCGACACCGGGCCTCTTCTCCTTCAACTCCCCGATCGGCGCCTGCGACACCTGCCGCGGCTTCGGCCGCGTGATCGGCGTCGACTTCTCGCTGGTGATCCCGGATGAATCGAAGACGCTCGCCGAAGGCGCGGTGAAACCCTGGCAGACCGCGAGCTACCGCGAATGCCAGGACGACCTCGCGAAGATGGCGAAGAAGTACGGCGTCGCGATGGACGTGCCGGTGCGCGACCTGCCGCCGGAACATCGCGCGTGGCTCCTCGAAGGCGACCCCGAATGGAAGAGCTGGGAGGCCAGTTGGCCGCGCAAGTGGTATGGCGTGCGCCATTTCTTCGACTGGCTGGAAACGAAAGCCTACAAGATGCACATCCGCGTGCTGCTGTCGCGCTACCGCAGCTACACGGAATGCCCGGCGTGCAAGGGGGCGAGGCTGAAGCCGGAGGCCCTCCTCTGGCGCCTGGGAGAAAGAGCCAACGAGACGGCGACCGCCGACGAGAACACCCCCCAGGGAGCCGCCGACGCGGGGGCTTCCGGGGCGAGGCGTCCGCCACGCGTCCAACGAGCACCGGAAGCCCCCGCGGCGGCGGCGCATCGAAGCCCCAATCACGCCGCAGAAAAACCCGGATTGGCGATCCATGAGCTGATGGCCCAACCGGTGAGCCGCGTCCGCGACTTCATCGCTCGCGTCGAACTCCCGTCGGGCCTCGACGAAGCCACCGAACTCCTGCTCGGCGAGATCAGGAGCCGCCTCGACTACCTCGCCAATGTCGGCCTCGCCTACCTCACCCTCGACCGCCAGTCGCGCACGCTGTCGGGCGGCGAAGTCCAGCGCATCAACCTCACGACCGCGCTCGGCACCTCGCTCGTGAACACCCTGTTCGTCCTCGACGAACCCTCCATCGGCCTGCACCCGCGCGACATCGACCGCATCCTCGCGGTGATGACGCGGCTGCGCGATGCCGGCAACACGCTGGTCGTCGTCGAACACGATCCGCAGCTGATGTCCGCCGCCGACCGCCTGCTCGACATCGGCCCCGGTCCCGGCGAACGCGGCGGCGAGATCGTCGCCTACGCCCCGCCCGCCCAGCTCGCCGCCGATCCCGCCTCGCTAACCGGCGCCTACCTGTCCGGCCAGAAACGCGTCGACGCCGGCCGCAGGCTGCGCCCGGTCGGCAAGGACGACCCTGTGCTGCGCCTCGTCGGTGCCCGCGAGCACAACCTGCGCAGCCTCGACATCGAAATCCCGCTCGGCAAGCTGGTGTGCGTGTCGGGCGTCTCCGGCTCGGGCAAATCCACGCTGATCCAGGACGTGCTCCACCCGGCGCTCGCCAAGCACTTCGGCCAGGCGACCGAAGCCCCCGGCGCCTTTGCGCGCCTCGAAGGCCTGGAACACATCTCGGGCGTCGTGATGGTCGATCAGTCCGCGATCGGCAAGAGCGCGCGCTCCAACCCGGTGAGCTACGTCGGCGCCTGGGACGCGATCCGCTCCCTGTTCGCGGCACTGCCCGAAGCCAAGAGCCGAGGCTACACCCCTGGTACCTTCAGCTTCAACTCCGGCACCGGGCGCTGCCCGACCTGCACCGGCTCCGGCTTCGAGCACGTAGAGATGCAGTTCCTGTCCGACGTCTATCTGCGCTGCCCGGACTGCGACGGCAAGCGCTATCGGCCCGAAGTGCTGGAACTGACCTGGCGCGACCTGTCGGTGTCCGACGTGCTCGACATGACCGTGTCGGAGGCGCTGGCCTTCTTCGCCGACCAGCCCGCAGTGCAGGCCGCGCTCGCGCCGCTCGCCGACGTCGGCCTCGAATACCTCAAGCTCGGCCAGCCGGTGCCGACGCTGTCCGGCGGCGAGGCGCAGCGCCTCAAGCTCGCCGGCCATCTCGCCGATGCGGCGAAGCTGTCGGGCAAGAAAGCAAAGGCCAGGACCAACGCCGGCCGCCTGCTCTTCCTCTTCGACGAACCGACCACCGGCCTGCACTTCGAGGACGTCGCGACGCTCTTGCGCGCCTTCGAAAAACTGCTCGACGCCGGCCACGCGCTGGTCGTCATCGAACACAACCTTGATGTGTTGCTCGCCGCCGACTGGCTCATCGACCTCGGCCCCGAAGGCGGCGAGGACGGCGGCGAACTCGTCGTCGCCGGCACGCCGCAGACCGTCATGGCTTGCACCGCGTCGCACACCGGCGTCGCGATGCGTGCCTATGCCGGTTCGCTCGGCAAGCCCACCACGGTGGTCGCCGAACCGATCGCCCGCTACCGCCCGGTCGCGGCCCCTGCGATCGAGATCCGCCACGCGCGCGAGCACAACCTGAAGAACGTCAGCCTGACGATTCCGCGCGATCGCTTCACCGTCATCACCGGCCTGTCCGGCTCGGGCAAATCGACGCTCGCCTTCGACATCGTCTTCGGCGAAGGCCAGCGCCGCTACCTCGAATCGCTCAACGCCTACGCGCGGCAGTTCGTGCAGCCGGCGGCGCGTCCCGACGTCGATGCGCTGTTCGGCATCCCGCCGACGGTCGCGATCGAGCAGCGCGTGAGCCGTGGCGGCCGCAAGAGCACGGTCGGCACGCTCACCGAGATCCAGCCCTTCCTGCGCCTGCTGTACGTCAAGCTCGGCACGCAGTTCTGCCCGAAGTGCGACGTGCCGGTGTCGCCGCAGAGCTTCGACGCGATCGCGGCGCAGATCCTGCGCGACTACCGCGGCGCGTCGGTGGAATTGCTGGCGCCCCTGGTGACGAACCGCAAGGGCCTGTACACCGCGCTCGCGAAATGGGCCAAGGGCAAAGGTTACGATCAGCTGCGCGTCGATGGCGACTACCTGCCGACGGCGAAATGGCCGCGCCTGGACCGCTACGTCGAGCACACCATCGAGCTGCCGGTCGGCATGGTCGTGGTCGGCCCCGAACACGAGGCGGCGTTGCGCACGCAGTTGGCCGAAGCGCTCGAGCACGGCAAGGGCGTCGTCAAGGTACTGCAGCTCGGCAAGATCGGCGCGACGCCCCACACCTTCTCGACGCTGCGCGCCTGCCCGTCCTGCGGCGACAGCTTTCCGGAACCGGATCCGCGCCTGTTCTCGTACAACGCCAAGCACGGCTGGTGCGAGAGCTGCTACGGTACCGGCCAGCGCACCATCGGCCGCGTCGAGGACGCCAACGAGCTGGACCTCGCCGAGACCGAGCAGGTCACCGACGAAGTCTGCCCGAGCTGCGACGGCGCGCGCCTGAACCCGGTCGCGCGCGCGGTGCGTTTTCGCGAACTGGGGATCCATGAACTCTCCGCGCAGCCGGTCGCCAAGGTCGCCGGCTTCTTTGAGACCCTCAGCCTGGAAGGCCGCGAGACCGACATCGCGCGCGACCTCGTCGCCGAGATCCGCGGCCGGCTCGACTTCCTGCAGCAGGTCGGCCTCGCCTACCTCGCGCTGGACCGCGGCGCGCCGACGCTTTCCGGCGGCGAAGCGCAGCGCATCCGCCTCGCGGCGCAGCTCGGTTCCAACCTGCGCGGCGTGTGCTACATCCTCGACGAGCCGACAATCGGCCTGCACCCGCGCGACAACCGCATGCTGCTCGACACCCTCGAAGCGCTGCGCGACCGCGGCAACACGCTGCTCGTCGTCGAGCATGACGAGGACACCATCCGCCGCGCCGACCACGTCATCGACCTCGGCCCGGGTGCCGGCGTGCGCGGCGGCGAAGTCGTCGCCGAAGGCCGCCTCGCGGACCTGATGGCGGCGCCGCAATCGGCGACCGGCGCCTGCTTCCGCGCCCCGCTGCAGCATCCGATGCGCCCGCCGCTGCCGATTGGCAACGACCACCCCTTCCTCGTCGTGCGTAAGGCGACGCTGCACAACCTGCAATCGGTCGAGGCACGCCTGCCGCTCGGTCGCCTGACCGTCGTCACTGGTGTGTCGGGCTCGGGCAAATCCACACTCGCGCGCGACGTGATCCACGCCAGCCTGCACGCCCTGCTCGGCGACCCCGACGCCCAGCGCGCCCGCCGCCGCGGTGAGGCGCAGACCAGCGCCGCGGAGCCCGTCGGCTGCGCGCGTATCGAAGGCTGGCAGGCGGTCGGCCGCGTGCTCGAAGTCGACCAGACGCCGATCGGCAAGACGCCCCGCTCCTGCCCCGCGACCTACGTCGGCTTCTGGGACGCGATCCGCAAGCTCTTCGCCGAGACTTTCGAGGCCAAGACACGTGGCTGGAACGCGTCGCGCTTCTCCTTCAACACCGGCGCCGGCCGCTGCCCGGTATGCGAGGGCCAGGGCCAGACCACGGTGGAGATGAGCTTCCTGCCCGACGTGAAGCTGCCCTGCGACGCCTGCGGCGGCGCGCGTTTCAATCCCGAGACGCTGACGGTGCGCTGGCGCGAGAAATCGGTCGCGGAAGTGCTCGCGATGCCGGTCGACGAAGCCGTCGACTTCTTCGCCGCGCATCCGTCGATCGCCCATCCGCTGGCGCTGCTGCAGGACGTCGGACTCGGCTATCTGACGCTCGGCCAGCCCAGCCCGACGCTGTCCGGCGGCGAGGCGCAGCGCATCAAGCTCGTCACCGAGCTGGCGAAGGTCAGAGGCCGCGCCGGGGAGTCGACGCAAATGAGCGCCAAGACCGGCGGCCGTCCGCTCCCGCCCGAAAAGCACACCCTGTACGTGCTCGACGAGCCGACCGTCGGCCTGCACATGGCCGACGTCGACAAGCTCATCCGCGTGTTGCACCGCCTGGCGGACGCCGGCCACACCGTGCTCGCGATCGAGCACGACCTCGACGTGATGGCCGAAGCCGACTGGCTGACCGACCTCGGCCCCGAAGGCGGCGACGGCGGCGGCCGCATCGTCGCGCAAGGTTCGGTCGCGGAAGTGTGCTCGGCCTCCGGCTCGCACACCGCGCGCATCCTCGGGGAATTTCTCGCCGCGCGCGCTGTTAACGGGGGAGGCGCTGCCGCCCCGGTACCCGTCGCCTCGGGCAAGACCAAGAAGGGAAGAAAATCGTGA